The following are encoded in a window of Panthera leo isolate Ple1 chromosome B2, P.leo_Ple1_pat1.1, whole genome shotgun sequence genomic DNA:
- the LOC122220390 gene encoding trace amine-associated receptor 6-like isoform X4 — protein MSTNPSPAASEQLCYQNVTGSCAKALYSPGPRLILYTLFSLGAVLAVFGNLLVVISILHFKQLHSPTNFLIASLACADFLVGVTVMPFSMVRSVEGCWYFGASFCSLHSCFDVAFCYSSLFHLCFISIDRYIAVTEPLVYPTKFTVSVSGTCIGISWILPLVYSGAVFFTGVHDDGLEELVSALSCIGGCRPLINQFWILIDLLLFFTPTFVMMMLYSNIFLVARKQAIKIENISSKTEASGTYKTRVSKRERKAAKTLGITVVAFLISWLPYMIDSFIDSFGGFITPSYVYEIFCWLGYYNSAVNPLIYALFYPWFRRAIKLIISGQALRVDSSSTMNLFSKKP, from the coding sequence ATGAGCACCAACCCGTCCCCCGCTGCATCCGAGCAGCTCTGCTACCAGAACGTGACCGGATCCTGCGCGAAAGCCCTCTACTCGCCCGGACCCCGGCTCATTCTCTACACACTGTTCAGCTTGGGGGCTGTGCTGGCCGTTTTTGGAAACCTCCTGGTGGTGATTTCAATCCTGCATTTCAAGCAGCTGCACTCGCCAACCAATTTTCTCATCGCCTCTCTGGCCTGTGCTGACTTTCTGGTGGGGGTGACCGTCATGCCCTTCAGCATGGTCAGGTCTGTGGAGGGCTGCTGGTACTTTGGGGCCAGCTTTTGTAGCCTGCACAGTTGCTTCGATGTGGCGTTTTGTTACTCTTCTCTCTTCCATCTGTGTTTCATCTCCATCGACAGGTACATCGCTGTTACTGAGCCTCTGGTCTATCCTACCAAGTTCACGGTGTCCGTGTCGGGGACATGCATCGGCATCTCCTGGATCCTGCCCCTTGTATACAGCGGTGCCGTGTTCTTCACAGGTGTTCATGATGACGGGCTGGAGGAATTAGTAAGTGCCCTCAGCTGCATAGGCGGTTGTCGGCCACTTATAAATCAGTTTTGGATTTTGATagatttgctattatttttcacaCCTACTTTTGTAATGATGATGCTGTACAGTAACATTTTTCTTGTGGCTAGAAAACAGGCTATAAAGATTGAAAACATTAGTAGCAAAACAGAAGCATCAGGGACATACAAAACCAGggtgagtaagagagagagaaaagcagctaAAACCCTGGGTATCACGGTGGTAGCATTTTTGATCTCCTGGTTACCGTAcatgattgattcattcattgattcttttGGGGGGTTTATAACACCTTCTTATGTTTATGAGATATTTTGCTGGCTTGGTTATTACAACTCTGCTGTAAACCCTTTgatttatgctttattttaccCTTGGTTTAGGAGAGCAATAAAACTCATTATAAGTGGTCAAGCATTAAGAGTAGACAGTTCATCAACGatgaatttgttttctaaaaaaccCTAA
- the LOC122219172 gene encoding trace amine-associated receptor 6, with the protein MSTNSSPSASEQLCYQDVTGSCVKAPYSPGPRLILYALFSLGAVLAVFGNLLVVISILHFKQLHSPTNFLIASLACADFLVGVTVMPFSMVRSVEGCWYFGPSFCTFHTCCDVAFCYSSLFHLCFISIDRYIAVTEPLVYPTKFTVSVSGTCIGISWILPLVYSGAVFYTGAYDDGLEELSRAVNCVGGCQTVVNQNWVLIDFLSFFIPTLVMILLYSNIFLVARQQAKKIEDTGGKIELSSASYKSRVAKRERKAAKTLGITVVAFMISWLPYSIDSLIDAYMGFITPAYIYEICCWCAYYNSAMNPLIYALFYPWFRKALKIIMSGWVFEDSSATMNLFSEQM; encoded by the coding sequence ATGAGCACCAACTCGTCCCCCTCTGCATCCGAGCAGCTCTGCTACCAGGACGTGACCGGATCCTGCGTGAAAGCCCCTTACTCGCCCGGACCCCGGCTCATTCTCTACGCACTGTTCAGCTTGGGGGCAGTGCTGGCCGTTTTTGGAAACCTCCTGGTGGTGATTTCAATCCTGCATTTCAAGCAGCTGCACTCGCCAACCAATTTTCTCATCGCCTCCCTGGCCTGTGCTGACTTTCTGGTGGGGGTGACCGTCATGCCCTTCAGCATGGTCAGGTCTGTGGAGGGCTGCTGGTACTTTGGGCCGAGTTTCTGTACCTTCCACACGTGCTGTGATGTGGCATTTTGTTACTCTTCCCTCTTCCACCTGTGCTTCATCTCCATCGACAGGTACATCGCTGTTACTGAGCCTCTGGTCTATCCTACCAAGTTCACGGTGTCCGTGTCGGGGACATGCATCGGCATCTCCTGGATCCTGCCCCTTGTATACAGTGGTGCCGTGTTCTACACAGGTGCTTATGATGACGGGCTGGAGGAATTATCTCGTGCCGTCAACTGCGTAGGAGGTTGTCAGACCGTTGTAAATCAAAACTGGGTGTTGATAGATTTTCTATCCTTCTTTATACCTACCCTCGTTATGATACTTCtctatagcaatatttttcttgtGGCTAGACAACAGGCTAAAAAGATTGAAGACACTGGGGGCAAAATAGAATTGTCATCAGCTAGTTATAAATCCAGAGTGGCCAAGAGAGAGCGAAAAGCAGCAAAAACCCTGGGTATCACTGTGGTAGCatttatgatttcatggttaccGTATAGTATTGACTCATTAATTGATGCTTATATGGGCTTCATAACCCCTGCCTACATTTATGAGATTTGCTGTTGGTGTGCTTATTACAATTCAGCCATGAACCCTTTgatttatgctttattttaccCGTGGTTCAGGAAGGCCTTAAAAATTATCATGAGTGGTTGGGTTTTCGAGGACAGTTCAGCCACCATGAATTTGTTCTCTGAACAAATGTAA